A single Streptomyces mirabilis DNA region contains:
- a CDS encoding GNAT family N-acetyltransferase — protein MAAMTWTIAPEPFDSSVAAALWRAYYTEVSDRWYLLHEGHPTDPEELEREIAAATGAEFQAPGGVLLVARYDGDPGGMAGVRMLDTTTGELKRVFVREQLRGRGGAPLLLAAAEEAARGLGAERLILDTRGDLTEARALYARHGYEETEPHNDETYADHWFTKKLTP, from the coding sequence ATGGCGGCCATGACCTGGACCATCGCCCCCGAGCCCTTCGACTCCTCCGTCGCCGCCGCACTGTGGCGCGCGTACTACACGGAGGTCAGCGACCGCTGGTACCTGCTGCACGAGGGGCACCCGACCGACCCCGAGGAACTGGAGCGGGAGATCGCGGCGGCCACGGGTGCCGAGTTCCAGGCACCCGGCGGGGTGCTGCTGGTCGCGCGGTACGACGGCGACCCCGGCGGCATGGCCGGGGTGCGGATGCTCGACACCACGACGGGTGAGCTGAAGCGCGTGTTCGTGCGCGAGCAACTGCGCGGCAGAGGCGGCGCGCCACTGCTGCTCGCGGCGGCCGAGGAGGCGGCGCGCGGCCTCGGCGCCGAGCGGCTGATCCTCGACACCCGGGGCGACCTGACGGAGGCACGCGCCCTGTACGCGCGGCATGGCTACGAGGAGACCGAGCCGCACAACGACGAGACCTACGCCGACCACTGGTTCACGAAGAAGCTGACGCCCTGA